In one window of Leifsonia sp. NPDC080035 DNA:
- a CDS encoding 6-phospho-beta-glucosidase yields the protein MKLAVVGGGSTYTPELIDGFARLRELLPIEELWLVDTDPDRLRLVGGMSERMFRAAGHPGRIVPTSDLVAGVSDADAVLIQLRVGGQDARQGDETFPHECGCIGQETTGPGGFAKALRTVPVVLNVADVVRRHAKPGAWIVDFTNPVGIVTRALLQEGHRAVGLCNVAIGFQRRFAKLLGVDHTEVALGHVGLNHLTWERSVAVGGIDRLPDLLGAHLGELAEEIELPASLISLLGSVPSYYLRYYYAHDEVLREQLNAPTRAEAVRKVEHELLDLYADPSVDTKPEQLAQRGGAFYSEAAVDLIASLTGDRGDVQVVNLRNDGSLPFLPDDHVIEVSATVGADGVRALPIEPLPADLAGLIGHVAGYERLALDAAVHGGRDRVLRAMLAHPLVGQYERAEKLTDLLIAGNREHLAWAK from the coding sequence GTGAAACTGGCAGTCGTGGGTGGCGGATCCACCTACACCCCCGAGCTCATCGACGGCTTCGCGCGGCTGCGCGAGCTGCTGCCGATCGAGGAGCTCTGGCTCGTCGACACCGACCCCGACCGGCTGCGCCTGGTGGGCGGGATGAGCGAGCGGATGTTCCGGGCGGCCGGGCACCCCGGGCGCATCGTGCCCACCAGCGACCTCGTGGCGGGTGTCTCCGACGCGGACGCGGTGCTGATCCAGCTGCGTGTCGGCGGGCAGGACGCCCGCCAGGGCGACGAGACGTTCCCGCACGAGTGCGGCTGCATCGGCCAGGAGACCACCGGGCCGGGCGGCTTCGCGAAGGCGCTGCGGACCGTTCCCGTCGTCCTGAACGTGGCCGACGTCGTCCGCAGGCACGCCAAGCCGGGCGCGTGGATCGTCGACTTCACCAATCCCGTCGGCATCGTCACCCGCGCGCTGCTGCAGGAGGGGCACCGTGCGGTGGGCCTCTGCAACGTGGCCATCGGCTTCCAGCGCCGGTTCGCGAAGCTCCTCGGCGTCGATCACACCGAGGTCGCGCTCGGGCACGTCGGGCTCAACCACCTCACCTGGGAGCGGTCCGTCGCCGTCGGCGGCATCGACAGGCTCCCCGACCTGCTCGGCGCCCACCTCGGCGAGCTGGCCGAGGAGATCGAGCTGCCCGCGTCGCTCATCTCGCTGCTCGGCAGCGTGCCCAGCTACTACCTGCGCTACTACTACGCGCACGACGAGGTGCTCCGGGAGCAGCTGAATGCGCCGACCCGCGCGGAGGCGGTGCGGAAGGTGGAGCACGAGCTGCTCGACCTGTACGCCGACCCGTCCGTCGACACCAAGCCGGAGCAGCTCGCCCAGCGCGGCGGCGCCTTCTATTCGGAGGCGGCCGTCGACCTGATCGCGTCGCTGACCGGCGACCGCGGCGACGTGCAGGTCGTGAACCTGCGCAACGACGGCTCGCTTCCGTTCCTGCCCGACGACCACGTGATCGAAGTGTCGGCGACCGTCGGCGCGGATGGTGTCCGCGCCCTTCCGATCGAGCCGCTGCCGGCCGACCTGGCCGGGCTCATCGGTCACGTCGCCGGCTACGAGCGGCTCGCGCTCGACGCGGCGGTGCACGGCGGACGCGACCGGGTGCTGCGCGCGATGCTCGCGCATCCCCTCGTCGGCCAGTACGAGCGGGCGGAGAAGCTGACCGACCTGCTGATCGCCGGCAATCGGGAGCACCTGGCGTGGGCGAAGTGA
- a CDS encoding carbohydrate ABC transporter permease, whose product MTSATSAPVRPAPSGSAGRAAPPQRRIRSPRSLRTRRILGWIAEHAVLIVLAVLFIAPVVFVLLTSLMSSTQTLTASLWPQPFEWKNYVTVFTTVPLAQWFANSAMYAVLATAFMLISSVPAAYALAKIRFRGSGVLFTAIIIAMLLPPQVTAIPIYVMWSQLGLTGTLWPLILPNLLGDAFSIFLLRQFFLTIPTEYSDAARIDGNGEFGVLWRVVLPMAKPGIAATAIFMFFNSWNDYYGPLLYTSENPASWPVAYGLASFRGVHGTDWGLTMAMTMLVTVPVVIIFFFAQRVFVEGITLTGVKG is encoded by the coding sequence ATGACCTCAGCGACCTCTGCCCCCGTCCGGCCGGCCCCTTCCGGCTCCGCCGGCCGAGCCGCTCCACCGCAGCGCCGGATCCGCTCGCCGCGCTCGCTGCGCACCCGGCGCATCCTCGGCTGGATCGCCGAGCACGCCGTACTGATCGTGCTCGCCGTGCTGTTCATCGCGCCGGTGGTGTTCGTGCTGCTGACCTCGCTGATGTCGAGCACGCAGACGCTCACCGCGTCGCTCTGGCCGCAGCCGTTCGAGTGGAAGAACTATGTGACCGTCTTCACGACGGTGCCGCTCGCGCAGTGGTTCGCGAACTCGGCGATGTACGCCGTGCTCGCCACCGCGTTCATGCTGATCTCCTCGGTGCCGGCCGCGTACGCGCTCGCCAAGATCCGCTTCCGCGGCTCCGGCGTGCTGTTCACCGCGATCATCATCGCGATGCTGCTGCCGCCGCAGGTGACGGCCATCCCGATCTACGTGATGTGGTCGCAGCTCGGCCTGACCGGCACGCTCTGGCCGCTCATCCTGCCGAACCTGCTCGGCGACGCGTTCTCGATCTTCCTGCTGCGGCAGTTCTTCCTGACGATCCCGACCGAGTACTCGGACGCCGCCCGGATCGACGGCAACGGCGAGTTCGGCGTGCTCTGGAGGGTCGTGCTGCCGATGGCGAAGCCGGGGATCGCGGCGACCGCGATCTTCATGTTCTTCAACTCGTGGAACGACTACTACGGTCCCCTGCTCTACACCTCGGAGAACCCGGCTTCGTGGCCGGTCGCCTACGGGCTCGCCTCGTTCCGGGGCGTCCACGGCACCGACTGGGGGCTGACCATGGCGATGACGATGCTCGTCACCGTGCCGGTCGTCATCATCTTCTTCTTCGCCCAACGCGTCTTCGTGGAGGGCATCACACTCACCGGCGTGAAGGGATAG
- a CDS encoding sugar ABC transporter permease, translated as MTTTAQSAGRATARPARPSRSRRRRNLVTLALLAPALLGLAIFFVYPLIASLYYSFTRFDLVSPPQWIGLRNYQYLFTQDPNVWLATLNTLWFVVIWVPVKTAFALIIAGLLARARRASGFWRTVFYLPALVPPVASVVAFVFLFNPGTGPVNQVLAWFGIKGPLWFNDPAWSKPSLVLLGIWVMGDIMIIFLAALLDVPREQYEAAGLDGANGVQKVRYVTLPSIAPVLLFAAVTGVIAAIQYFTEAAVASSVASGKAVVGEGIGNTLGYPDGSLLTYTQWLYVRGFGTYQLGYASALAVLLFIVAAFVLILLLRRFKAFTPEGAQ; from the coding sequence GTGACCACCACCGCACAGAGCGCGGGGCGGGCGACCGCCCGCCCCGCGCGCCCCTCCCGCTCGCGGAGGCGCCGCAACCTGGTGACGCTGGCGCTGCTCGCGCCGGCGCTGCTCGGCCTCGCGATCTTCTTCGTGTACCCGCTGATCGCCTCCCTCTACTACTCGTTCACCCGGTTCGACCTGGTCTCCCCTCCGCAGTGGATCGGCCTGCGCAACTACCAGTACCTGTTCACGCAGGACCCGAACGTCTGGCTGGCGACGCTGAACACCCTGTGGTTCGTCGTGATCTGGGTGCCGGTGAAGACGGCGTTCGCGCTGATCATCGCAGGTCTCCTTGCCCGCGCGCGGCGCGCATCCGGCTTCTGGCGGACGGTGTTCTACCTGCCGGCTCTGGTGCCGCCGGTCGCGAGCGTTGTCGCGTTCGTGTTCCTGTTCAACCCGGGCACCGGTCCCGTCAACCAGGTGCTCGCCTGGTTCGGCATCAAGGGTCCGCTCTGGTTCAACGATCCGGCCTGGTCGAAGCCCTCGCTGGTGCTGCTCGGCATCTGGGTGATGGGCGACATCATGATCATCTTCCTCGCCGCCCTGCTGGATGTGCCGCGCGAGCAGTACGAGGCCGCGGGCCTGGACGGCGCGAACGGCGTGCAGAAGGTGCGCTACGTGACGCTGCCGAGCATCGCGCCCGTCCTGCTGTTCGCCGCGGTGACGGGGGTGATCGCGGCGATCCAGTACTTCACGGAGGCGGCGGTCGCCTCCTCCGTCGCCAGCGGCAAGGCGGTCGTCGGCGAAGGCATCGGCAACACGCTCGGCTACCCGGACGGCTCGCTCCTGACCTACACCCAGTGGCTCTACGTCCGCGGCTTCGGCACCTACCAGCTCGGCTACGCGTCGGCGCTCGCCGTGCTGCTGTTCATCGTGGCCGCGTTCGTGCTCATCCTGCTCCTGCGCCGGTTCAAGGCGTTCACCCCGGAAGGCGCGCAATGA
- a CDS encoding ABC transporter substrate-binding protein, translated as MKHSSLLAAAAVAAAAALALAGCSGGSGGSSFQDSAPSDLSGTVSFWHFFSDREAKVIQSVVDDFEKKYPKIKVDVHSGQDDEKLQKAIATGSKVDVGLSYSTDIVGNFCSNGAFRSLNKVIERDKVDMSQFSDTVKSYTEFKGNRCAMPMLADVYGLYYNKKLLQAAGFTEPPKTLGELESMAQKLTTFNPDGSIKTLGFNPTMGWYENSAAHYGPAAGAEWLKADGTSAISSSPGWKELIQWQKAYVDKIGWDKLNTFTSGLGQEFSADNAFQTGQVAMNMDGEYRTAFIDDQAKGLDYGTAPFPTADGHTDLYGGGYITGNIIGISKGSKNPELAWTLLKYLTTDTDAVVKLANGLKNVPTTKDALASPKLEVSPQFKTFLDISSNKNVMTTPASPLGAGYQNSFQDWWNKYQSQGGDIDAGLKSVDKQIDDALALATGP; from the coding sequence GTGAAACACTCGTCTCTCCTCGCAGCAGCCGCGGTCGCCGCGGCCGCCGCGCTCGCCCTCGCCGGCTGCTCCGGCGGATCCGGCGGATCGTCCTTCCAGGACTCCGCACCCTCCGACCTCTCCGGCACGGTCTCGTTCTGGCACTTCTTCTCCGACCGGGAGGCGAAGGTCATCCAGTCGGTCGTCGACGACTTCGAGAAGAAGTACCCGAAGATCAAAGTGGACGTCCACTCCGGCCAGGACGACGAGAAGCTGCAGAAGGCGATCGCCACCGGCAGCAAGGTCGACGTCGGCCTCTCCTACTCCACCGACATCGTCGGCAACTTCTGCTCCAACGGCGCCTTCCGCTCGCTCAACAAGGTGATCGAGCGCGACAAGGTCGACATGAGCCAGTTCAGCGACACCGTGAAGTCCTACACGGAGTTCAAGGGCAACCGCTGCGCGATGCCCATGCTCGCCGACGTCTACGGCCTCTACTACAACAAGAAGCTGCTGCAGGCGGCCGGGTTCACCGAGCCGCCGAAGACACTCGGCGAGCTGGAGTCGATGGCGCAGAAGCTGACGACGTTCAACCCGGACGGCTCCATCAAGACCCTCGGCTTCAACCCCACGATGGGCTGGTACGAGAACTCTGCAGCGCACTATGGCCCGGCCGCAGGCGCCGAGTGGCTGAAGGCCGACGGAACGAGCGCGATCTCCTCCTCTCCCGGCTGGAAGGAGCTCATCCAGTGGCAGAAGGCCTACGTGGACAAGATCGGCTGGGACAAGCTGAACACCTTCACCTCCGGCCTCGGCCAGGAGTTCTCGGCGGACAACGCGTTCCAGACCGGCCAGGTGGCGATGAACATGGACGGCGAGTACCGCACCGCGTTCATCGACGACCAGGCGAAGGGTCTCGACTACGGCACCGCGCCGTTCCCGACGGCCGACGGCCACACCGACCTGTACGGCGGCGGGTACATCACCGGCAACATCATCGGCATCTCCAAGGGCTCCAAGAACCCGGAGCTGGCCTGGACGCTGCTGAAGTACCTCACCACGGACACGGACGCGGTCGTGAAGCTCGCCAACGGCCTGAAGAACGTGCCGACCACGAAGGATGCGCTCGCCTCGCCGAAGCTGGAGGTCTCCCCGCAGTTCAAGACCTTCCTCGACATCTCCTCGAACAAGAACGTGATGACGACGCCCGCGAGCCCGCTCGGCGCCGGCTACCAGAACTCGTTCCAGGACTGGTGGAACAAATACCAGAGCCAGGGCGGCGACATCGACGCCGGGCTGAAGTCGGTGGACAAGCAGATCGACGACGCGCTCGCCCTCGCGACGGGTCCGTGA
- a CDS encoding ROK family transcriptional regulator, translated as MAGTPVRGTPAWLRETNDRTALALLLEHGVLTRTRIGELSGLSKPTAAQMVSRLETAGLIHVVGEVSAGRGPNAAGYAVRTDRMLGVAVDIDAAHLRSTVVDASGAEHPIAVVPLETRGPEEDLRLAIDAACDAAGVDSERVRAVSIGVQGALDPRTDELTYIETLPGWTKRGIRARLEDALGVAAHIDNDVNLAAISERTDGAGQDTGGFALLWMGDGLGLAVDQAGAVHRGASGGAGEIGYLPIPRAAAELDPDAQDLQDLIGGPTVARIAAAHGLPDGYEAALAAVTADGAPDPLLAELATRVAVGVVPVLALLDPERVVLGGPTGAAFGPRLADLVADQLRERWGSPTVVATGVPAHPVLRGARVHLLSEVRDALFAEVSRIAV; from the coding sequence ATGGCCGGCACACCGGTACGCGGAACACCCGCCTGGCTGCGCGAGACGAACGACAGGACGGCCCTCGCCCTGCTGCTCGAACACGGCGTCCTCACGCGCACCAGGATCGGTGAGCTGTCCGGGCTCTCCAAGCCCACGGCGGCGCAGATGGTGTCGCGTCTGGAGACCGCCGGCCTCATCCACGTCGTCGGCGAGGTGTCCGCCGGCCGCGGACCGAACGCCGCCGGCTACGCCGTGCGCACCGACCGGATGCTCGGCGTCGCGGTCGACATCGACGCGGCGCATCTGCGCTCGACGGTCGTGGACGCGTCGGGCGCCGAGCACCCCATCGCCGTGGTCCCGCTGGAGACCCGCGGACCCGAGGAGGACCTGCGGCTCGCGATCGACGCCGCCTGCGACGCCGCCGGGGTCGACAGCGAGCGGGTGCGCGCCGTCAGCATCGGCGTTCAGGGCGCGCTCGATCCGCGCACGGACGAGCTGACCTACATCGAGACGCTCCCCGGCTGGACCAAGCGCGGCATCCGCGCCCGGCTCGAAGACGCCCTCGGCGTCGCCGCCCACATCGACAACGACGTGAACCTGGCGGCGATCTCCGAGCGCACCGACGGCGCCGGACAGGACACCGGCGGGTTCGCGCTGCTCTGGATGGGCGACGGCCTCGGCCTCGCCGTCGACCAGGCCGGCGCCGTGCACCGCGGGGCGTCGGGCGGAGCGGGCGAGATCGGCTACCTGCCCATCCCGCGCGCCGCCGCCGAGCTCGACCCCGACGCCCAGGATCTCCAGGACCTCATCGGAGGCCCGACCGTCGCGCGGATCGCCGCCGCCCACGGCCTTCCGGACGGTTACGAGGCGGCGCTCGCGGCCGTCACCGCCGACGGGGCTCCCGACCCCCTCCTCGCCGAGCTCGCGACGCGCGTCGCGGTCGGCGTCGTCCCCGTCCTCGCCCTGCTCGACCCGGAGCGGGTCGTGCTCGGCGGTCCCACCGGCGCCGCCTTCGGCCCGCGCCTCGCCGACCTCGTCGCCGACCAGTTGCGCGAGCGGTGGGGCTCCCCCACCGTCGTCGCCACCGGCGTCCCCGCGCACCCCGTCCTGCGGGGCGCGCGCGTGCACCTGCTCTCCGAAGTGCGCGACGCGCTCTTCGCCGAGGTGTCCCGGATCGCGGTCTAG
- a CDS encoding SDR family oxidoreductase: MAATRTLFIGGTGVISSACVARALENGHDVTVVNRGSSALRPLPDGVEVLHADIRDPVSVHAVLGERSFDVAAEFLAFTPDHIRTDFDLFEGRVGQYVFISSASAYQTPPSRMPVTESTPLRNPFWQYSRDKIACEELLVEAYRERGFPITIVRPSHTYDRTMIPTSGHWTDLERMRRGAPVVVHGDGSSRWTITHNTDFAVAFAGLLGRPEAVGDSFHITSDEAPTWDQIYCYLAEALGVEAELVHVASESIAAVVPELGPGLLGDKAHSMQFDNSKVKALVPEFRAQVPFAHGAGEIVDWYLADAERQRFDPDLDAAFDRLVDHARAFG, translated from the coding sequence ATGGCTGCAACACGGACACTCTTCATCGGCGGCACGGGGGTCATCAGCTCCGCGTGCGTCGCGCGGGCGCTGGAGAACGGCCACGACGTCACCGTCGTGAACCGCGGTTCCAGTGCTCTGCGCCCACTGCCGGACGGAGTGGAGGTGCTGCACGCCGACATCCGCGACCCGGTGAGCGTGCACGCCGTCCTCGGCGAGCGCAGCTTCGACGTGGCTGCGGAGTTCCTCGCCTTCACGCCCGACCACATCCGCACCGACTTCGACCTGTTCGAGGGCAGGGTCGGGCAGTACGTGTTCATCAGCTCGGCCTCGGCGTACCAGACCCCGCCGTCCCGGATGCCCGTCACCGAGTCCACTCCGCTGCGCAACCCGTTCTGGCAGTACTCGCGCGACAAGATCGCGTGCGAGGAACTGCTCGTGGAGGCCTACCGCGAGCGCGGCTTCCCGATCACGATCGTCCGGCCGTCGCACACCTACGACCGCACCATGATCCCGACCAGCGGCCACTGGACCGACCTGGAGCGGATGCGCCGCGGCGCGCCCGTGGTGGTGCACGGGGATGGGTCCAGCCGCTGGACGATCACCCACAACACCGATTTCGCCGTCGCGTTCGCCGGGCTGCTCGGCCGGCCCGAGGCGGTGGGCGACAGCTTCCACATCACCTCGGACGAGGCTCCGACGTGGGACCAGATCTACTGCTACCTGGCGGAGGCCCTCGGCGTCGAGGCGGAACTCGTCCACGTGGCCAGCGAGTCCATCGCGGCGGTCGTCCCCGAGCTCGGCCCCGGCCTGCTGGGCGACAAGGCGCACTCGATGCAGTTCGACAACAGCAAGGTGAAGGCGCTCGTGCCGGAGTTCCGGGCGCAGGTGCCGTTCGCGCACGGCGCCGGCGAGATCGTCGACTGGTACCTCGCCGACGCGGAGCGCCAGCGCTTCGACCCGGATCTGGATGCGGCGTTCGACCGTCTCGTCGACCACGCCCGCGCGTTCGGGTAG
- a CDS encoding mechanosensitive ion channel domain-containing protein, with product MSLRTWPGLAISCLLAIVAAVLITAIVGLILRSVGRRREWPALLIKRARVPFRLFIAVIALWIAVTISLPAEATADWADGIHHAFLILAIATGVWFAAALAVFVEDLGLARYRVDVPDNRYARKVRTQVLIIRRLTVVAAVVIGLGAVLLTFPALQAAGASILASAGVIGIIAGVAAQSSLANLFAGIQLAFSDAIRIDDVVVVEQQWGTVEEITLTYVVVHIWDDRRLVLPSTQFTTKPFENWTRQHSELLGSVEFDLDWRVSPGGMRAELNRVLAGTDLWDGRTGVLQVTDAVGGWVRVRVLVTARDAPTLFDLRCLVRERLIDWMQRYSDASLPRTRVEMVAAPERTVPTARAQAHTADDARLFGGSPEAEQRAAQFTDAIPIQADPGESAEKAAGPSASRRNDPDAPLN from the coding sequence GTGTCCCTGCGTACCTGGCCCGGACTTGCCATCTCCTGCCTGCTCGCCATCGTCGCCGCCGTGCTCATCACGGCGATCGTCGGGCTGATCCTGCGCTCGGTGGGGCGCAGACGCGAGTGGCCGGCGCTCCTGATCAAGCGGGCGCGCGTGCCGTTCCGGCTGTTCATCGCGGTGATCGCGCTGTGGATCGCGGTGACCATCAGCCTGCCGGCCGAGGCCACCGCCGACTGGGCGGACGGGATCCACCACGCGTTCCTGATCCTCGCGATCGCGACGGGGGTGTGGTTCGCGGCGGCGCTCGCCGTGTTCGTCGAGGACCTGGGCCTCGCCCGGTACCGGGTGGACGTGCCGGACAACCGCTACGCGCGCAAGGTCCGCACACAGGTGCTCATCATCCGCCGGCTGACCGTGGTCGCGGCCGTCGTGATCGGCCTCGGCGCCGTGCTGCTCACCTTCCCCGCGCTGCAGGCCGCCGGGGCGAGCATCCTGGCCTCCGCCGGTGTGATCGGCATCATCGCCGGTGTCGCGGCGCAGTCGAGCCTCGCGAACCTGTTCGCCGGCATCCAGCTCGCCTTCAGCGACGCGATCCGCATCGACGACGTGGTCGTGGTCGAGCAGCAGTGGGGGACCGTCGAGGAGATCACGCTGACCTACGTCGTCGTACACATCTGGGACGACCGGCGGCTCGTGCTCCCGTCGACGCAGTTCACCACCAAGCCGTTCGAGAACTGGACGCGACAGCACAGCGAACTGCTCGGCTCGGTGGAGTTCGACCTCGACTGGCGGGTCTCACCCGGCGGGATGCGGGCCGAGCTGAACCGGGTGCTCGCCGGCACCGATCTGTGGGACGGCCGCACCGGCGTCCTGCAGGTGACGGACGCGGTGGGCGGCTGGGTGCGCGTGCGCGTGCTCGTCACCGCGAGGGACGCGCCGACGCTGTTCGACCTGCGTTGCCTGGTGCGCGAGCGGCTCATCGACTGGATGCAGCGCTACTCGGACGCCTCCCTCCCGCGCACCCGCGTGGAGATGGTGGCGGCGCCCGAGCGCACGGTACCGACCGCGCGCGCCCAGGCGCACACGGCCGACGACGCGCGGCTCTTCGGCGGGTCGCCGGAGGCGGAGCAGCGCGCCGCCCAGTTCACTGACGCGATCCCGATCCAGGCGGATCCGGGCGAGTCGGCGGAGAAGGCGGCCGGGCCAAGCGCTTCGAGACGGAACGACCCGGACGCCCCGCTCAACTGA
- a CDS encoding alpha/beta hydrolase → MSEPTIVLVHGAWADASSWNPVTTALLERGHSVLLPPNPLRGLSGDAAYVGAFLAQHTSGPVVLCGHSYGGAVISGAGLLGGDVRALVYADAFVPDEGETVFQLLGGSGSALDVPDPTTVLDFVVYPGAPEGDVDAYLKPETVHTAFAQDLPEPDRGLILATQRPITLQANTSPAGAGAWKSIPSWAVVGTEDRVIPPALQRRMAERAGATITEAPAGHVSMLSATQVVLDAVLAAVASVS, encoded by the coding sequence ATGTCAGAGCCCACCATCGTCCTCGTCCACGGGGCCTGGGCCGACGCATCCAGCTGGAACCCGGTCACGACCGCCCTGCTGGAGCGCGGCCACAGCGTCCTCCTCCCGCCGAACCCGCTGCGCGGGCTCTCCGGCGACGCCGCCTACGTCGGCGCCTTCCTCGCCCAGCACACCAGCGGTCCGGTCGTCCTCTGCGGCCACTCCTACGGAGGCGCTGTGATCAGCGGCGCCGGACTCCTCGGCGGGGACGTGCGCGCGCTCGTGTACGCCGACGCGTTCGTGCCAGACGAGGGCGAGACCGTGTTCCAGCTGCTCGGCGGGTCCGGCTCGGCGCTCGACGTGCCCGACCCGACGACGGTGCTCGACTTCGTCGTCTACCCCGGTGCACCGGAGGGCGATGTCGACGCATACCTGAAGCCGGAGACGGTGCACACGGCCTTCGCCCAGGACCTCCCGGAGCCGGACCGCGGCCTCATCCTGGCCACCCAGCGGCCGATCACCCTGCAGGCGAACACCTCGCCCGCCGGCGCCGGTGCCTGGAAGAGCATCCCCAGCTGGGCGGTCGTCGGCACCGAAGACAGGGTGATCCCGCCCGCCCTCCAGCGCCGGATGGCCGAGCGGGCGGGCGCGACGATCACCGAGGCGCCGGCCGGCCACGTCTCGATGCTCTCCGCGACGCAGGTTGTGCTGGACGCCGTGCTCGCGGCGGTCGCCTCGGTCAGTTGA
- the msrB gene encoding peptide-methionine (R)-S-oxide reductase MsrB: MTQDYRKDQDAIERLTPAQYAVTQEAATEPAFRNEFWNNHEEGLYVDIVSGEPLFASVDKYDSRSGWPSFTVPVDPANIVEKADNSYGMRRVEVRSAHGDSHLGHLFDDGPAEAGGLRYCINSAALRFVPLAQLDAAGYGDYRHLFEK, from the coding sequence GTGACACAGGACTACCGCAAGGACCAGGACGCCATCGAGCGGCTCACCCCCGCGCAGTACGCGGTCACCCAGGAGGCGGCGACAGAGCCGGCCTTCCGCAACGAGTTCTGGAACAACCACGAGGAGGGCCTGTACGTCGACATCGTCTCGGGCGAGCCCCTCTTCGCGTCCGTGGACAAGTATGACAGCCGCTCCGGCTGGCCCAGCTTCACGGTGCCCGTCGACCCCGCCAACATCGTCGAGAAGGCCGACAACAGCTACGGGATGCGCAGGGTGGAGGTGCGCTCCGCCCACGGCGACAGCCACCTCGGCCACCTGTTCGACGACGGCCCCGCCGAGGCCGGCGGCCTGCGCTACTGCATCAACTCCGCCGCCCTCCGGTTCGTCCCGCTCGCCCAGCTGGACGCCGCGGGCTACGGCGACTACCGCCACCTGTTCGAGAAGTAG
- the msrA gene encoding peptide-methionine (S)-S-oxide reductase MsrA produces MTTEKAILAGGCFWGMQDLIRKRPGVVSTRVGYTGGDVPNATYRNHGGHAEAIEIEFDPERVSYRDLLEFFFQIHDPSTKNRQGNDVGTSYRSAIFYEDDEQRRVAEDTIADVDASGLWPGKVVTEVSPAGPFWEAEPEHQDYLERIPWGYTCHFARPDWKLPRREAAAS; encoded by the coding sequence ATGACGACAGAGAAGGCCATCCTCGCCGGAGGGTGTTTCTGGGGAATGCAGGACCTCATCCGCAAGCGTCCCGGCGTCGTGAGCACGCGCGTCGGCTACACCGGCGGCGACGTCCCGAACGCCACCTACCGCAACCACGGCGGCCACGCCGAGGCGATCGAGATCGAGTTCGACCCGGAGCGGGTCAGCTACCGCGACCTGCTCGAGTTCTTCTTCCAGATCCACGACCCGTCGACCAAGAACCGTCAGGGCAACGACGTCGGCACCAGCTACCGCTCGGCGATCTTCTACGAGGACGACGAGCAGCGCCGCGTCGCGGAGGACACCATCGCGGATGTCGACGCCTCCGGTCTCTGGCCGGGCAAGGTGGTCACCGAGGTGAGCCCCGCCGGCCCGTTCTGGGAGGCGGAGCCGGAGCACCAGGACTACCTGGAGCGCATCCCGTGGGGGTACACCTGCCACTTCGCGCGCCCCGACTGGAAGCTTCCGCGCCGTGAGGCCGCCGCGAGCTGA